One window from the genome of Musa acuminata AAA Group cultivar baxijiao chromosome BXJ1-4, Cavendish_Baxijiao_AAA, whole genome shotgun sequence encodes:
- the LOC103995803 gene encoding cinnamoyl-CoA reductase 1, producing the protein MEAAGEKKRRVCVTGAGGYLASWLVKLLLSRGYVVHGTVRDPGDPKNAHLKNLDSAAENLQLFKADMLDYNSIVSAIAGCEGVFHVASPVPSKKASNPEVEVIAPAVTGTLNVLKACSEAKVKRVVVVSSVAAVSMSPNWPKGKIRDENCWSDEEYCRKTENWYFLSKTLAEREALDFAEKNRLDVVTVCPSLIIGPLLQSTINASSLVLINLLKGVRPTVENKVLSIVDVRDVADALLLVYEEPNASGRHICAPHRVKMHDLVDILKSVYPHYKYPEIFTEVEEDSEIRSAKLNNLGWKCRTLQESLTDTIECHRAAGLLDRV; encoded by the exons ATGGAGGCGGcgggggagaagaagaggagggtgtGCGTGACTGGCGCCGGAGGTTACCTGGCCTCGTGGCTGGTGAAGCTTCTCCTCAGCCGGGGCTACGTTGTTCATGGCACTGTAAGGGACCCAG GTGATCCAAAAAATGCCCACCTGAAGAATCTGGACAGTGCTGCTGAAAACCTGCAATTATTCAAAGCAGACATGCTAGACTACAATTCTATAGTATCTGCAATTGCTGGATGTGAAGGAGTTTTTCATGTTGCTAGCCCTGTTCCTTCAAAGAAAGCGTCCAATCCAGAG GTGGAGGTCATTGCTCCTGCTGTTACAGGCACTTTGAATGTACTAAAGGCATGTTCTGAGGCTAAAGTTAAGCGAGTGGTAGTGGTATCATCAGTTGCTGCTGTTTCAATGAGTCCCAATTGGCCAAAGGGTAAGATTAGGGATGAGAATTGTTGGTCAGATGAGGAATATTGTCGGAAAACAGAG AATTGGTACTTCCTTTCAAAAACACTGGCAGAACGAGAGGCATTGGACTTTGCTGAGAAGAACAGACTTGATGTTGTGACTGTCTGCCCATCTCTCATTATAGGGCCATTGCTCCAATCCACCATCAATGCTAGCAGCTTAGTTCTCATAAATCTTTTAAAAG GTGTCCGTCCGACTGTGGAGAATAAAGTTCTATCCATTGTGGATGTTCGAGATGTAGCTGATGCTCTGCTGCTGGTGTATGAGGAACCGAATGCATCAGGACGACACATTTGTGCACCTCATCGGGTGAAAATGCATGACTTAGTGGACATACTGAAGAGCGTATATCCTCACTACAAATATCCTGAAAT TTTTACTGAGGTGGAGGAGGATTCCGAAATTCGTTCGGCGAAGTTGAACAACTTGGGATGGAAATGCAGGACTCTGCAGGAGAGCCTCACCGACACCATTGAATGCCACCGAGCTGCAGGTCTTCTGGACAGGGTGTAA
- the LOC135659390 gene encoding pyrophosphate--fructose 6-phosphate 1-phosphotransferase subunit alpha-like — protein sequence MDSDFGVPRELSELQKKRAQYHPELPPCLQGITVRVEFGDSTTCADPSSTNVIGRAFPHTFGQPLAHFLRATAKVPDAQIITEHPPMRVGVLFCGRQSPGGHNVVWGLYKAIKIRNPDSVLLGFVGGTEGLFTQKTREITDEVLATYKNQGGYDLLGRTVDQIRTTEQVNAAMTACNDLKLDGLVIIGGVTSNSDAAQLAETFAEDKCPTKVVGVPVTLNGDLKNQFVETNVGFDTVCRVNSQLISNVCIDAQSAEKYYYFIRLMGRKVSHVALECALQSHPNMLILGEEVALSKLTIFDITKQICDAVQARAEKEKYHGVILIPEGLVESIPELYALLQEIHGLHNQGILTDKISSRLSPWASALFEFLPPFIRKQLLLHPESDDSAQLSQIETEKLLAQLVEKEMNRRMEEGIYKGKKFNAICHFFGYQAHGSVPSKFDCDYAYVLGHICYHILAAGLNGYMATATNLKHPVNKWRCGAAPLTAMMTVKRYSRGPGAVPVGKPAIHPSTVDLKGKVYELLRQKAPSFLMDDLYRNPGPLQFEGPGADAKTYTLAIEDQDYMGRMKKLQEYLDKVKSIVKPGCSQEVVKAALSSMASVTEVLSVMTTPSFGGHQPL from the exons ATGGATTCAGATTTCGGGGTTCCACGGGAGCTGTCGGAGCTCCAGAAGAAGCGAGCTCAGTATCATCCTGAGCTTCCACCATGCCTTCag GGCATTACAGTCAGAGTGGAGTTCGGCGATTCGACAACCTGTGCAGATCCATCTAGTACAAATGTCATCGGCCGGGCCTTCCCGCACACATTTGGCCAGCCCTTGGCTCATTTTTTGAGGGCAACAGCAAAGGTACCTGATGCCCAGATCATCACAGAGCATCCTCCTATGAG GGTCGGTGTCCTATTTTGTGGAAGGCAGTCACCAGGAGGACACAATGTTGTATGGGGACTTTATAAGGCTATCAAGATACGCAACCCTGACAGTGTCTTGCTTGGTTTTGTTG GTGGCACTGAAGGTCTATTTACACAAAAAACTCGGGAAATCACAGATGAGGTTCTTGCTACCTACAAGAACCAAG GTGGCTATGATTTGCTGGGCCGAACAGTGGATCAAATCAGAACTACTGAGCAGGTAAATGCTGCTATGACCGCATGCAATGATCTGAAGTTGGATGGTCTTGTTATTATCGGAG GTGTCACATCCAACTCGGATGCTGCTCAGCTTGCCGAGACATTTGCTGAGGACAAATGTCCAACAAAG GTGGTTGGTGTGCCTGTTACTTTGAATGGGGATCTTAAGAATCAATTTGTTGAGACAAACGTTGGATTTGATACTGTATGCAGG GTTAATTCGCAACTAATCAGTAATGTCTGTATAGATGCGCAATCTGCAGAGAAG tattattattttattcgcCTGATGGGTCGCAAGGTATCCCATGTGGCTTTAGAATGTGCACTTCAATCTCATCCTAATATG CTCATCTTGGGAGAGGAGGTGGCATTGTCAAAACTTACTATTTTTGACATTACAAAGCAAATTTGTGATGCAGTTCAAGCCAGAGCAGAGAAAG AAAAGTACCATGGCGTCATTCTTATCCCGGAGGGGCTCGTAGAGAGCATTCCAGAATTGTATGCTCTTTTACAG GAAATTCATGGTCTCCACAACCAAGGCATTTTGACCGACAAAATTTCTTCTCGTCTTTCACCTTGGGCATCTGCCTTGTTCGAATTCCTGCCGCCCTTTATCAGGAAACAG CTGCTGCTTCATCCAGAGTCTGATGACTCTGCCCAGTTGTCCCAG ATCGAGACAGAAAAGCTTCTGGCACAATTAGTAGAAAAAGAAATGAACAGAAGGATG GAAGAAGGCATATACAAAGGAAAAAAATTCAATGCTATATGCCATTTTTTTGGATATCAAGCTCATGGATCTGTACCATCAAAATTCGACTGTGACTATGCATAT GTTCTTGGACACATCTGCTATCATATTCTAGCAGCTGGCTTGAATGGATACATGGCTACTGCAACGAACTTGAAACACCCTGTGAACAAGTGGCGTTGTGGTGCTGCACCACTCACG GCGATGATGACCGTGAAGCGATACTCGCGTGGTCCTGGAGCTGTTCCTGTTGGAAAACCTGCCATCCATCCTTCCACAGTCGACTTGAAAGGGAAAGTATATGA GTTGCTGAGACAGAAGGCTCCGAGCTTTTTAATGGATGATTTATACAGAAACCCAGGGCCACTTCAGTTTGAAGGGCCGGGTGCTGATGCAAAGACCTACACACTCGCCATTGAGGATCAAGATTACATGGGCCGGATGAAGAAGCTTCAGGAGTATCTTGATAAG GTGAAGAGCATTGTGAAGCCTGGGTGTTCACAAGAGGTTGTGAAAGCTGCCCTGAGCTCTATGGCCTCTGTGACAGAAGTACTATCAGTGATGACGACTCCGTCGTTTGGTGGCCATCAGCCACTTTAA